From a single Azospirillum fermentarium genomic region:
- the groL gene encoding chaperonin GroEL (60 kDa chaperone family; promotes refolding of misfolded polypeptides especially under stressful conditions; forms two stacked rings of heptamers to form a barrel-shaped 14mer; ends can be capped by GroES; misfolded proteins enter the barrel where they are refolded when GroES binds), producing MAAKEVKFSAVAREKMLRGVDILADAVKVTLGPKGRNVVIEKSFGAPRITKDGVSVAKEIELADKFENMGAQMVREVASKTNDLAGDGTTTATVLAQAIVREGVKAVAAGMNPMDLKRGIDLAVEAVVADIKSRAKKITTNDEVAQVGTISANGEAEIGKMIAQAMEKVGNEGVITVEEAKSLETELDVVEGMQFDRGYLSPYFITNADKMICELESPFILLHEKKLSGLQALLPVLETVVQSGKPLLIIAEDVEGEALATLVVNKLRGGLKVAAVKAPGFGDRRKAMLEDMAILTGGQVISEDLGIKLENVTIDMLGTAKKVVISKETTTVVDGAGSKEDIEARCGQIRAQVEETSSDYDREKLQERLAKLAGGVAVIRVGGATEIEVKERKDRVDDAMHATRAAVEEGIVAGGGTALLYASKALDALKPINDEQRVGIDIVRRALQSPIRQIAYNAGEDGSIIVGKLIDQNNPNFGFDAQKSEYCDLVAAGIIDPVKVVRTALQDAASVSGLLITTEAMIAEKPEKKAPPAMPGGMGGMDDMGF from the coding sequence ATGGCTGCCAAGGAAGTCAAGTTCTCCGCCGTCGCCCGCGAAAAGATGCTGCGCGGCGTGGATATCCTGGCCGATGCGGTCAAGGTGACCCTGGGTCCCAAGGGCCGCAACGTCGTGATCGAAAAGTCCTTCGGCGCTCCGCGCATCACCAAGGACGGTGTGTCGGTCGCCAAGGAAATCGAACTGGCCGACAAGTTCGAGAACATGGGCGCCCAGATGGTCCGCGAGGTCGCCTCGAAGACCAACGATCTGGCCGGTGACGGCACCACCACCGCCACCGTGCTGGCCCAGGCCATCGTCCGCGAGGGCGTGAAGGCCGTGGCCGCCGGCATGAACCCGATGGATCTGAAGCGCGGCATCGACCTGGCGGTCGAAGCCGTCGTCGCCGACATCAAGTCGCGCGCCAAGAAGATCACCACCAACGACGAAGTGGCCCAGGTCGGCACCATCTCCGCCAACGGCGAAGCCGAAATCGGCAAGATGATCGCCCAGGCCATGGAAAAGGTCGGCAACGAAGGCGTCATCACGGTGGAAGAGGCCAAGAGCCTGGAAACCGAACTGGACGTCGTGGAAGGGATGCAGTTCGACCGCGGCTACCTGTCGCCGTACTTCATCACCAACGCCGACAAGATGATCTGCGAGCTGGAAAGCCCGTTCATCCTGCTGCACGAGAAGAAGCTGTCGGGCCTCCAGGCTCTGCTGCCGGTTCTCGAAACCGTCGTGCAGTCGGGCAAGCCGCTGCTGATCATCGCTGAAGACGTCGAAGGCGAAGCGCTGGCCACCCTGGTGGTCAACAAGCTGCGCGGCGGCCTGAAGGTCGCGGCGGTGAAGGCTCCGGGCTTCGGCGACCGCCGCAAGGCGATGCTGGAAGACATGGCCATCCTGACCGGCGGCCAGGTCATCTCCGAAGACCTGGGCATCAAGCTCGAAAACGTCACCATCGACATGCTGGGCACCGCCAAGAAGGTCGTGATCTCCAAGGAGACCACCACCGTCGTGGACGGCGCCGGTTCGAAGGAAGACATCGAAGCCCGTTGCGGCCAGATCCGTGCGCAGGTCGAGGAAACCTCCTCGGACTACGACCGTGAAAAGCTGCAGGAACGTCTGGCCAAGCTGGCCGGCGGCGTCGCGGTCATCCGCGTCGGCGGTGCGACCGAGATCGAGGTGAAGGAACGCAAGGACCGCGTTGACGACGCCATGCACGCCACCCGCGCCGCGGTGGAAGAAGGCATCGTCGCCGGTGGCGGCACCGCGCTGCTGTACGCCTCCAAGGCTCTCGACGCCCTGAAGCCGATCAACGACGAACAGCGCGTCGGCATCGACATCGTGCGCCGCGCCCTGCAGTCGCCGATCCGTCAGATCGCCTACAACGCCGGTGAAGACGGCTCGATCATCGTCGGCAAGCTGATCGACCAGAACAACCCGAACTTCGGCTTCGACGCCCAGAAGTCCGAGTACTGCGATCTGGTGGCCGCCGGCATCATCGATCCGGTGAAGGTCGTCCGCACCGCCCTCCAGGACGCCGCCTCGGTGTCGGGCCTGCTGATCACCACCGAAGCGATGATCGCCGAAAAGCCGGAAAAGAAGGCCCCGCCCGCCATGCCCGGCGGCATGGGCGGCATGGACGACATGGGCTTCTAA
- the groES gene encoding co-chaperone GroES, whose translation MKFRPLHDRVVVKRLESDTKSKGGIIIPDTAKEKPQEGQVIAVGPGARDEAGKVVALDVKAGDRVLFGKWSGTEVKIDGEDFLIMKESDIMGIIEG comes from the coding sequence ATGAAGTTCCGTCCGCTGCACGACCGCGTCGTCGTCAAGCGCCTTGAGTCCGACACCAAGAGCAAGGGCGGGATCATCATCCCCGACACCGCGAAGGAAAAGCCCCAGGAAGGGCAGGTCATCGCGGTGGGTCCGGGCGCGCGCGACGAAGCGGGCAAGGTCGTCGCTCTGGACGTGAAGGCCGGTGACCGCGTTCTGTTCGGCAAGTGGTCCGGCACCGAAGTGAAGATCGACGGCGAAGATTTCCTCATCATGAAGGAATCGGACATCATGGGCATCATCGAGGGCTGA